The Geobacter sp. AOG2 genome includes a window with the following:
- a CDS encoding dTDP-4-dehydrorhamnose 3,5-epimerase family protein produces the protein MDSVRLLDGGLAVDDRGSVSFVNGFGFEGVKRFYAVANHRQGFIRAWHGHRREAKYVYVSQGSALVCAVKVDDWENPSPGLPIERFVLSAAKPSVLFIPAGYANGFMSLSADAQLLFFSTSTVEESRGDDIRFDARFWDPWQIIER, from the coding sequence ATGGATTCTGTAAGGCTTTTGGACGGGGGACTGGCGGTGGATGACCGCGGGTCGGTCTCCTTTGTGAATGGCTTTGGCTTCGAAGGGGTAAAGCGCTTTTACGCGGTCGCCAACCACCGGCAGGGATTCATCCGCGCCTGGCATGGCCACCGTCGGGAGGCAAAATACGTCTACGTCAGCCAGGGAAGCGCGCTCGTCTGCGCGGTGAAGGTGGATGACTGGGAGAACCCCTCGCCCGGCCTTCCCATAGAACGCTTTGTCCTCAGCGCGGCCAAGCCGTCCGTGCTGTTCATTCCGGCAGGCTATGCCAATGGTTTCATGTCGCTCAGCGCCGATGCCCAGTTGCTGTTCTTCTCCACCTCCACGGTCGAGGAAAGCCGGGGGGACGACATCCGTTTCGACGCCCGCTTCTGGGACCCGTGGCAGATCATCGAACGATAG
- the wecB gene encoding non-hydrolyzing UDP-N-acetylglucosamine 2-epimerase, whose product MKILTILGTRPEIIRLSRIVAKLDQLCDHVVVHTGQNYDVNLNDIFFQQLGVRAPDHYLGAKGSFGEQLGTIVAGMERVFDREKPDRFLVLGDTNSSLGAIAAKRMGIPVYHMEAGNRCYDDRVPEEVNRRIIDHSSDILLPYTERSRQNLLREGIPGERIYVTGNPINEVINHYQPQIAQSRILEDLGVEAGKYFLVTMHRAENVDIRERIESLTTAFARLQKEYGLPFIISTHPRTKARMEQFGMDTANPLLRFMPPFGFFEFITLEKNAFCVLSDSGTVQEECAIFGVPNVTIRDVTERPETLECGSNMLSGAGVESVMTCVKTVLSGACGWEAPKEYLAGQVSEVVTKILLSYRKN is encoded by the coding sequence ATGAAAATCCTGACCATCCTGGGCACCCGGCCCGAGATCATCCGCCTGAGCCGCATCGTGGCCAAGCTCGACCAGCTCTGCGACCATGTGGTCGTCCATACCGGCCAGAACTACGACGTCAACCTGAACGATATCTTCTTCCAGCAGTTGGGGGTGCGCGCACCCGACCACTATCTGGGCGCCAAGGGAAGCTTCGGCGAACAGTTGGGGACGATCGTCGCCGGCATGGAGCGCGTCTTCGACCGGGAAAAGCCGGACCGGTTCCTGGTGCTGGGGGATACCAACAGCAGCCTGGGGGCTATCGCCGCCAAGCGCATGGGGATACCGGTCTACCACATGGAGGCGGGCAACCGCTGCTACGATGACCGAGTGCCGGAAGAGGTCAACCGCCGCATCATCGACCATTCCAGCGACATCCTGTTGCCCTACACCGAGCGCAGCCGCCAGAACCTGTTGCGGGAGGGGATTCCCGGCGAGCGCATCTATGTCACCGGCAACCCGATCAACGAGGTCATCAACCACTATCAGCCCCAGATAGCCCAATCCCGCATACTGGAAGATCTGGGCGTGGAAGCGGGCAAATACTTCCTTGTCACCATGCACCGGGCCGAGAATGTGGATATCAGGGAACGCATCGAAAGCCTGACAACGGCCTTTGCCCGGTTGCAGAAGGAATACGGGCTGCCCTTTATCATCAGCACCCACCCCCGGACCAAGGCGCGCATGGAGCAGTTCGGCATGGATACCGCCAACCCCCTGCTCCGCTTCATGCCCCCCTTTGGTTTCTTCGAGTTCATCACACTGGAGAAAAACGCCTTCTGCGTCTTGAGCGACAGCGGCACGGTCCAGGAGGAATGCGCCATCTTCGGCGTACCCAACGTGACCATTCGCGATGTCACCGAGCGCCCCGAAACCCTGGAGTGCGGCAGCAATATGCTGAGCGGGGCGGGGGTGGAATCGGTGATGACCTGCGTCAAGACCGTGCTTTCCGGCGCGTGCGGCTGGGAGGCCCCGAAGGAGTATCTTGCCGGGCAGGTGAGTGAAGTGGTGACGAAAATACTGCTTAGTTACCGTAAGAACTAG
- a CDS encoding SDR family oxidoreductase: MKQVLILGASGMLGGMITDILSRDPDLQVTATVRNDQLAQTCAGLIPSCTWLRFDAETDDIRPLLAGNSFDAVINAIGIIKPYIKDDNPAQTERAVRINALFPHILARAAADHGVRVLQIATDCVYSGRDGNYGEAAPHDALDVYGKSKSLGEVAAGNVAHIRCSIIGPEPKAHVSLLDWFLGQAQGASVNGFTNHLWNGVTTLHYGKACAGIIKAGLDLPQKLHLVPTATITKADMLGCFAKAYGRTDITVNHVEAGTVIDRTLQTANPELNRQVWQAAGYDTPPTVPEMIAEMGRFDFRLAKLD, from the coding sequence ATGAAACAGGTTCTCATCCTTGGCGCTTCCGGCATGCTCGGCGGCATGATTACCGATATTCTCTCCCGAGACCCCGATCTCCAGGTTACCGCAACGGTACGCAACGACCAGCTCGCGCAAACCTGCGCCGGGCTGATCCCCTCGTGCACATGGCTGCGTTTCGACGCCGAAACCGACGATATCCGGCCCCTGCTTGCCGGCAACTCGTTCGACGCCGTTATCAACGCCATCGGCATCATCAAGCCCTACATCAAGGACGACAACCCGGCCCAGACCGAGCGGGCCGTCAGGATCAACGCCCTGTTCCCCCACATCCTGGCCCGGGCCGCCGCCGACCATGGCGTCCGCGTGCTCCAGATCGCCACGGACTGCGTCTATTCGGGGCGCGACGGCAACTATGGCGAGGCGGCCCCCCACGATGCCCTGGATGTGTACGGCAAGAGCAAGAGCCTTGGAGAGGTGGCGGCCGGCAATGTGGCCCATATCCGCTGTTCCATCATCGGCCCCGAGCCCAAGGCCCATGTTTCCTTGCTGGATTGGTTCCTGGGACAGGCGCAGGGGGCCAGTGTCAACGGCTTTACCAACCATCTCTGGAACGGCGTTACGACCCTGCACTATGGCAAGGCCTGTGCCGGCATCATCAAGGCCGGGCTGGATCTGCCGCAAAAGCTCCACCTCGTGCCCACGGCGACCATCACCAAGGCCGATATGCTGGGATGCTTTGCAAAGGCGTACGGCCGCACCGACATCACCGTCAACCACGTGGAAGCCGGCACCGTCATCGACCGGACCCTCCAGACCGCCAACCCCGAGTTGAACCGGCAGGTCTGGCAGGCGGCCGGTTATGATACGCCGCCCACGGTCCCCGAAATGATCGCCGAGATGGGACGTTTCGACTTCCGCCTTGCCAAACTCGACTAA